Proteins encoded within one genomic window of Bacillus thuringiensis:
- a CDS encoding peptidase, with protein sequence MFQILEKDYKEVVKLETDESDTAIFEALCFEK encoded by the coding sequence TTGTTCCAAATTTTAGAAAAAGATTATAAGGAAGTTGTGAAATTGGAAACAGATGAAAGCGATACGGCTATTTTTGAAGCACTATGCTTTGAAAAGTAA
- the proC gene encoding pyrroline-5-carboxylate reductase has protein sequence MNKQIGFIGCGNMGIAMIGGMIKKNIVSPDQIICSDLNVINLKNASNEYGITITTNNNEVANSADILILSIKPDLYSSVINQIKDQIKNDVIVVTIAAGKSIKSTENEFGRKLKVVRVMPNTPALVGEGMSALCFNEMVTEKDIKEVLNIFNIFGQTEVVNEKLMDVVTSISGSSPAYVYMFIEAMADAAVLGGMPRKQAYKFAAQAVLGSAKMVLETGIHPGELKDMVCSPGGTTIEAVVTLEEKGLRTAIISAMKRCTQKSMEMSSLTSK, from the coding sequence ATGAATAAACAAATAGGATTCATCGGATGTGGAAACATGGGTATTGCTATGATAGGTGGGATGATTAAAAAAAATATAGTTTCTCCAGATCAAATAATTTGTTCAGATTTAAACGTCATTAATTTAAAAAATGCTAGTAATGAATATGGCATAACTATAACTACTAACAACAATGAAGTCGCTAACAGTGCTGACATTTTAATTTTATCAATCAAACCAGATTTATACTCATCGGTAATTAACCAAATAAAAGATCAAATAAAAAATGATGTAATCGTTGTAACTATTGCTGCAGGAAAAAGTATTAAGAGCACTGAGAATGAATTTGGTAGAAAGTTAAAAGTTGTTAGAGTAATGCCTAATACACCGGCACTTGTTGGAGAAGGAATGTCTGCGTTATGTTTTAATGAAATGGTTACAGAAAAAGATATAAAAGAGGTACTGAACATATTTAATATTTTCGGCCAGACGGAGGTCGTAAATGAAAAACTAATGGATGTTGTTACATCTATTAGTGGTTCTTCTCCAGCATATGTGTATATGTTTATAGAAGCCATGGCAGATGCTGCTGTACTTGGCGGTATGCCGAGAAAACAAGCTTATAAATTTGCGGCTCAGGCTGTATTAGGCTCTGCAAAAATGGTATTGGAAACAGGAATACATCCAGGTGAATTGAAGGATATGGTTTGTTCTCCAGGTGGAACGACGATAGAAGCTGTAGTAACGCTAGAAGAAAAAGGTTTAAGAACAGCTATCATTTCAGCTATGAAACGTTGCACGCAAAAATCTATGGAAATGTCTAGTTTAACTAGTAAGTGA
- a CDS encoding amino acid permease, whose amino-acid sequence MSNLLKKKSVTQLLEHNQSKTLTKTLGAFDLIMLGVGSIVGTGVLVLTGLVAARDAGPAVIFSFILAAIICGFIALCYAEIASTLPASGSVYTYSYATIGEFVAHLVGWSLLLIYIVATAAVAAGWTGYFHNLIKGFGLEIPKALVTIPSHGGIVNLPAVIITLILAWMLSRGTKESKRINNIMVLIKIGMILLFITVGIFYVKPMNWIPIAPYGLSGVFTGGAAILFAFTGFDILATSAEEVKDPKRNLPIGIIASLIICTIIYIMVCLVMTGMVSYKELNVPEAMAYVMEVVGQGKVAGAIAAGAVIGLMAVIFSNMYAATRVFFAMSRDGLLPKSFAKVNKKTGAPTFITGLAGIGSSLIAGFIDLKELVNLVNIGSLVTFALVCLSVIILRKSHPNLKRGFMVPFVPVLPCIAIVCCVFLMLNLPLRTWVYFSIWIIIGVVIYFLYSIKHSNLNEETISKLHDKIAR is encoded by the coding sequence ATGAGTAATTTACTAAAAAAGAAATCCGTTACACAATTGTTAGAGCATAATCAAAGCAAGACTTTAACGAAAACATTAGGAGCATTTGATTTAATTATGTTAGGAGTAGGCTCGATAGTTGGAACAGGTGTTCTTGTGTTAACTGGATTAGTAGCAGCAAGAGATGCTGGTCCAGCAGTTATTTTTTCATTTATACTTGCAGCAATTATATGCGGATTTATAGCATTATGTTACGCAGAAATTGCTTCCACACTCCCGGCATCTGGTAGTGTATATACGTACTCATATGCAACAATTGGTGAGTTTGTTGCTCATCTAGTAGGTTGGTCATTGCTATTAATATATATTGTGGCAACAGCGGCTGTCGCTGCTGGATGGACAGGCTATTTCCACAATTTAATAAAAGGGTTTGGATTAGAGATACCTAAAGCTCTAGTAACGATTCCTTCGCATGGTGGTATTGTGAATCTACCAGCAGTAATCATTACATTGATATTAGCATGGATGTTATCCCGTGGTACGAAGGAAAGTAAACGAATCAATAATATAATGGTATTGATTAAAATTGGAATGATTCTGTTGTTTATTACGGTTGGTATATTCTATGTAAAACCAATGAACTGGATACCAATTGCACCATACGGTTTAAGTGGAGTTTTTACGGGTGGAGCAGCTATTTTATTCGCTTTTACGGGTTTTGATATATTAGCAACTTCAGCAGAAGAAGTAAAAGATCCGAAACGTAATCTTCCGATCGGTATTATTGCATCATTAATCATATGTACAATTATTTATATTATGGTATGCCTTGTTATGACAGGAATGGTTTCCTATAAAGAATTAAATGTTCCTGAGGCAATGGCTTATGTAATGGAAGTGGTAGGACAAGGAAAAGTCGCTGGTGCAATTGCTGCAGGTGCTGTAATTGGCCTTATGGCAGTTATTTTTTCGAATATGTATGCGGCAACACGAGTATTCTTTGCAATGAGTCGTGATGGATTGTTACCGAAATCATTTGCGAAAGTTAATAAGAAAACTGGAGCACCCACTTTTATAACTGGATTGGCAGGAATAGGTAGCTCTTTAATAGCTGGGTTTATTGACTTGAAAGAATTAGTTAATTTAGTTAATATCGGTAGTTTGGTGACGTTTGCGTTAGTTTGTCTATCAGTTATTATCCTACGTAAATCACACCCAAATTTAAAACGTGGATTTATGGTACCTTTTGTACCTGTATTACCATGCATTGCAATTGTATGCTGTGTGTTTTTAATGCTAAATTTACCGTTAAGGACATGGGTGTACTTTAGTATTTGGATTATTATTGGGGTAGTAATATATTTCCTTTATTCGATAAAACATAGTAATTTAAATGAGGAAACGATCTCGAAATTACATGATAAAATTGCGAGATAA
- a CDS encoding nucleotide excision repair endonuclease has protein sequence MSELHFMSLEELDNELEKDDSGIYFIKDYNDNIIYIGKAFSIKSRVLAHFNSYSNIKEYVHLFNKVAYLIEDSLLKRSLLQVTYMIKYKPVLNKEVQKEFPELYTQYIKQTNKKSMLLEIDEAKEKRDELKNRLVKLVGGKTMFYDIISLLNNGYNYHVLAKVLSIELQTLIIMKEHRNKFPIPHNYKRTIKHQDIMYALSGKKNLSTSRLST, from the coding sequence ATGAGTGAATTGCATTTTATGAGTCTAGAAGAACTGGATAATGAATTAGAAAAAGATGACAGTGGTATTTATTTCATTAAAGATTATAATGACAATATTATTTATATAGGCAAGGCTTTTAGTATAAAAAGTAGAGTATTAGCTCATTTTAATAGTTATTCCAATATTAAGGAATATGTACATTTATTTAATAAAGTAGCGTATCTCATTGAAGATAGTTTGTTAAAACGCTCATTGTTACAAGTTACTTATATGATTAAATATAAACCAGTATTAAACAAAGAAGTCCAAAAAGAATTCCCAGAGTTATATACTCAATACATTAAGCAAACAAATAAAAAATCCATGTTGTTAGAAATTGATGAAGCTAAAGAAAAAAGGGATGAGTTAAAGAATAGATTAGTAAAATTAGTGGGTGGAAAAACTATGTTTTATGACATAATTTCTCTGTTAAACAATGGATATAACTATCATGTTCTCGCAAAAGTATTGAGCATAGAACTTCAAACTTTAATTATAATGAAAGAACACCGAAATAAATTCCCGATACCACATAATTATAAGAGGACAATCAAGCATCAAGATATAATGTATGCTTTATCTGGAAAAAAGAATTTAAGTACGTCAAGGTTAAGCACTTAA
- a CDS encoding helix-turn-helix domain-containing protein, translated as MNTSIDIQHLCDLAHKAFNAPIHILSADRKILYHSTSDNVCSPFYSSKEKHLTDIYQENDPFNLPLFRSNNYLENFVLIHIENHDDIKGTIIIGPTIHPKDSDDMIIKFQKEFKSNDNIQERLAYYQCLSEIKKTTLIDMGILLHYMIFNEKLDVDIVLEKNKVLEEIPNKNVKPDLYILKRRQNKPKTHNMALVNDFFSTIKEGNKKKLIQYMYAVSQEDVELMLIEDPLRNQKNLGIIAITLATRYAIEGNLPPDIAFAHSILYIQTLEQLDNVESAKRLSGDALRTFADRVKEYNAKKYSYAVTTCIKHINKNVYDGISLNELANHLEITPTYLSKLFKKEMGITLSEYIQRERVEEAKKLLTLTTYSLSDICAWLNFNDQSYFIRVFKKITSMTPRQYREKYTVI; from the coding sequence ATGAATACTTCTATCGATATACAACACTTGTGTGATCTTGCACATAAAGCATTTAATGCCCCTATACATATTTTATCTGCAGACAGAAAGATTTTATATCATTCTACATCTGATAATGTTTGTAGTCCTTTTTATTCTTCAAAAGAAAAACATCTTACTGATATTTATCAAGAAAACGATCCCTTTAACTTGCCACTTTTCAGAAGTAACAACTATCTTGAAAATTTTGTTCTAATTCATATAGAAAATCATGATGATATTAAAGGGACTATTATAATCGGTCCTACTATACATCCAAAAGATTCAGATGATATGATCATAAAATTTCAGAAAGAATTTAAATCAAATGATAACATTCAAGAAAGACTTGCCTATTATCAGTGTTTATCTGAGATTAAAAAAACTACATTAATTGATATGGGAATTTTATTACATTACATGATTTTCAATGAAAAGTTAGATGTAGATATTGTCTTGGAAAAAAATAAAGTACTAGAGGAAATTCCTAATAAAAATGTGAAACCTGATTTATATATTTTAAAACGTCGACAAAACAAACCTAAAACGCACAATATGGCATTAGTAAATGATTTCTTTTCGACTATTAAAGAAGGGAATAAAAAAAAGTTAATACAGTATATGTATGCGGTTTCGCAAGAAGATGTTGAACTTATGCTAATAGAAGATCCGCTCAGGAATCAAAAAAACCTTGGAATTATTGCGATTACCTTAGCCACTCGATATGCGATAGAAGGAAACCTGCCACCAGATATTGCTTTTGCTCATAGTATTTTATATATACAAACCCTGGAACAATTAGATAATGTAGAATCTGCAAAACGATTGTCAGGGGACGCTTTACGTACCTTTGCAGATCGTGTGAAAGAATATAATGCAAAAAAGTATTCTTACGCGGTTACTACATGTATAAAACATATTAATAAAAATGTTTACGATGGAATATCTCTGAATGAACTTGCTAATCATTTAGAAATTACGCCTACTTATCTGTCTAAACTATTTAAAAAAGAAATGGGAATTACTTTAAGCGAATATATTCAAAGGGAACGAGTGGAAGAAGCAAAAAAATTATTAACACTCACTACTTATTCGTTATCAGATATCTGTGCGTGGCTTAACTTTAATGACCAAAGCTATTTTATAAGAGTTTTCAAAAAAATCACTAGCATGACTCCTAGGCAGTACCGTGAAAAATATACAGTAATATAA